A segment of the Chryseobacterium scophthalmum genome:
TGTTCGATTAGAGGCTTTATCGAAAAAAAATGAAAATAGCTTTACTTTTACCACGATCTGTTATTTATCCTTCAATGTCTTTTGATATGATGGATGGCTTTAAGCAAGCGTTGAAAAATATCGGCTTGGAAGGTCATCACGAAATCGTATCGGCGGGAATAGGCGTTGCAGCAAAACATGAAGAAATTTATGAACGTTGTGAGCAATTCCTTTTAGAAGGTGCGGATATTATTATTGGATACATCAATCCTATTTCGGCGGAGTTTATTCACTCACTTTTCGAATCTTCAGGCAAAACATTAATTGTTTTAGACAGTGGATATCATTTTCCTGCTTTTCAGGGAAGGCTTTCCAATGCGTATTTTGTATCTCTTCAGGGAGGTTTGTGTACAAGAGTTATCACTCATAAAGCAATTGAAGAAGGGCATACGAACTTTGCGTTTACGTGTTCTTTTTACGATGCAGGTTATCGTCCGTCTTACATCTATCCGGCTGCCGTTGAAGAGAAAGGAGGTGCAATAGGTTTTAATCATGTTACCTCTTTGCGTCGTGAAGATTTTACTTTAGCTCCACTTACAGAATATCTTGAACAGCAAAAAGAAACCGCAGTTTTAGCAACATTTTGTGGCGATATGGCAGACGATTTTTTCAGAGCTGGGAATGATCTTGTAAGTAATCATTCGGTGTATGGAACAGGTTTTACATCTGATGAAGCCTGGCTTTCGAAAATGCCATATCCGGGAAGCGACTGGAGTTCTGCAGTAGCTTGGTCTAAAACTTTGAAAACACCAGAAAATGAAACTTTTGTAAATATAATGAATGGTATTAAAGAAGGTAAAGCCAACCTTTTCTCTTTATTGGGATGGGAAGCTGCTCTTTTTATTGCGTTTGAAAACGAAAATTTCGATGGCATTACTATCAATTCGCCACGTGGAAAGGTTTATATGAATCCTGAAAATAGATTCACAGAAGCTTCGGTTTATTACGCAACGGTTTCAAAAGATGAAACTACAGATAATTGTCTTTTGAAAGACGTTGAGGTTGCCTCGGTGACAGAATCTGAGCGTGAAAGTTTAAATAATAATATTAAATACATTCAAAGTATTGAAGCTAATTCTTGGCTTAATGCTTATGCGTGTTTAGAATCATAATGACAGCATCCAAAATAGTAGTTTTATGCAACAATCGCATGGCGATTCCAGCTTTGCAGGCTTTAGCTTCGCAAGGTCGACTTTGTGCTTTGGGAGTGCCGGAAGCAAATACAGATGTCATTGATTTCTGTTCAATGCTTTCAAAACAGTCCGGAATACCATTATTAATAATTAAAAAAGAAAAGCTTTCTGCTCAGCTGGAAGAATTGATCACTAAAACAAATGCTCAATTTATTTTCACCATGACGTTTCCCTGGAAGATACCTGCGGAAGTTTTAAATAAACATCAGGGTAAATTCTACAATTTTCATTACGGATTATTGCCTGAAATGAGAGGCGCAGATCCTGTTTTTGAGTCAATCAGAAGTGGTGCAAAAGAAACTGGGATTACCGTTCATGCCATTGAAAATAAAATTGATAAGGGAGCAATTATTTTGAAAAAGATTTTACCTCTTTCAATAAATATGACTCACGGTGTACTTTGTACCAACTTGTCATGGTTGGGAGCAAATTTATTAAGTGAACTTTTAATCTTATTAAAAAATGATTCTAAAGGCATAAAACAAGACGAAGGTAATGCTAAATATTTCGCAAAACCTGTAGCTGCAGATGTTTGTATTTCTTGGCAAAAGCATGATGCTAAAACCATCGAGGCTCTATCTAGAGCGTGTAATCCGTGGAATAAAGGAGCATACACACAATGGAATGGCTGGAATATAAGAGTGGTGGAAGCTACAGTAATTCATGAAACTTCACCTCAGTCTGAGATTCCCGGAACTATTCTGTCGTTAGACGAAAATAATGGACTCATTGTAAAATGTAATAATGAAACTCAACTTCGATTAGATATCATCTACACAGATGAAGGATTTATGAGCGGTCACAAATTGTTTGCTTTTGGTATGAAAAAAGGCAGCCGGTTTGTGAATCTTTAACCTAAAAATGAATTAAATATGAAAAATTTTTATTCAAAAATCAAAACGCTGACAAAGGCGGTCCTCATAGCAGGATCGTCATTGTTGGGCTTTACAGCTAATGCGCAAACAACCCTCTTAGCAGGGGATATTGCGTTTACAAGCTATGATTCTACTCCTTTAACAGGAGTGGGAGACAAGTTTTCTTTTGTTCTGCTTACAAATATTTCGGCAGGAACAATTATTAGCTTTACCGATAGGGGATATCAAGGCTCTGGAACATGGCAAGCTGCCGGAGGATCAGAATCCGCCATTACTTGGATAAGTAGTACGGCAATTCCCATGGGAACAGAAGTACATATAGTAGGACTTGTAGCTTCCACTTATAACCCGGTAACCAGCACATCAACCACAAATGGTACTGTTACAGTTACTGATGGTTCATCCCTCAATGGTCTTTCATTAGCCAATACGGGGGATCAGATTATTGCATTTCAGGGAGGTAACGGATCTATTTCAGCAAGCGGAGCTTACTGTATTGCAGGAATTAACTACTTGTATTATCCAGGAGGAGGAACTACAACTGCAGGATGGAATGTGGGAGTTCCAACAGGTCCTAATTCTTCATTAATGCCTCCCGGACTTGTTGGAGGAACAAGTGCATTTTATACAGGGGCGCAATCAGGAAATATTGTTGCTCAATCAGGGAAGTTTAACTGTACAGGTACACCAACTACTACAGCAGCTTCAGTACGTTCGGCGGTAATGACTATGGGGAACTGGTCGCTTTTAGCTTCTGCAGGTACAACGGCGTATTCAGGATGCCAGTTTATAGGTAGTAACCCAGTAATTACAGGAAACCCACCAAATAGAACAATCTGTTCTGGCGGAAATACTACGTTTTCTATTACTGCAACAGGTGCCACTTCTTATCAATGGTACCAAAATACAGGTAGTGGTTTTATTGCTTTAGCCAATGGAGCACCGTTTTCGGGAGTTACAACAAGTACTTTAACGATAACAGGAGCAACAGGAACAATGAGCGGATATCAATATCGTTGTGTTGCAACTAATTCTTCAGGTTCGGCAACTTCAAATAGCGCAACATTAACGGTTTCATCTATTTCTGCAACAACAACTAAAACAAATGTATCATGTAATGGAGGTAACAATGGTACTGCCACGGTTACTGCATCTGGAGGAATTGCCCCTTACACTTACTCATGGTCACCAAGTGGTGGAACCGCAGCAACAGCAACAGGATTAGGTGTAGGAGTTTATACAGTAACAGTTACTGATAATCTTGGATGTTCTACTACTGCAACTGCTACGATAACTCAACCTACAGCAATCTCAGGAACAACAGTAGTTACAAATATTGCATGTAACGGAGGTTCAACCGGAGCTATTAACTTAACTCCAACCGGAGGAACAGCACCTTATACTTTCAACTGGGGAGGAGGAATCACCACAGAAGATCGTACAGGATTATCTGCAGGAACTTACACAGTAACCATTACTGATGCAAACGGATGTACAGGAACGGTAAGTGCTACTGTAACTCAGCCAACAGCAATGAGTGCAACGACTTCTCAAACGAATATTTCATGTAACGGAGGAACTAACGGAACAGCAAGTATTGTTGTAACGGGAGGAACAGCACCTTATACTTACTCATGGTCACCAAGCGGTGGAACTGCAGCAACAGCAACAGGATTAACTGCAGGAGCTTATACAGTGACAGTAACAGATGCGAATCTATGTACAATCACAAGAACAGTAACAATAACTCAACCTACAGCAATCTCAGGAACAACAGTTGTTACAAACATTGCATGTAACGGAGGTTCTACAGGAGCTATTAATTTAACACCAACAGGAGGAGCAGCGCCTTATACTTTCAACTGGGGAGGTGGAATTACTACAGAAGATCGTACAGGATTAGCAGCAGGAACTTATACAGTAACCATTACTGATGCTAACGGATGTACAGGAACAGTAAGTGCTACTGTAACTCAGCCAACAGCAATGAGTGCAACGACTTCCCAAACGAATATTTCATGTAATGGAGGAACTAACGGAACAGCAAGCATTGTTGTAACGGGAGGAACAGCACCTTACACTTACTCATGGTCTCCGAGTGGTGGAACTGCAGCAACAGCTTCAGGATTATCTGCAGGAGCTTATACAGTAACAGTAACAGATGCTAATGCATGTACAATTACAAGAACAGTAACAATTACTCAACCAACAGCAATCTCAGGAACAACAGTAGTTACTAATATTGCATGTAACGGAGGTTCAACCGGAGCTATTAACTTAACTCCAACAGGAGGAGCAGCGCCTTATACTTTCAACTGGGGAGGTGGAATTACTACAGAAGATCGTACAGGATTAGCAGCAGGAACTTATACAGTAACCATTACTGATGCTAACGGATGTACAGGAACAGTAAGTGCTACTGTAACTCAGCCAACAGCAATGAGTGCAACGACTTCTCAAACGAATATTTCATGTAATGGAGGAACTAACGGAACAGCAAGCATTGTTGTAACGGGAGGAACAGCACCTTACACTTACTCATGGTCTCCGAGTGGTGGAACTGCAGCAACAGCTTCAGGATTATCAGCAGGAGTTTATACAGTAACAGTAACAGATGCTAATGCATGTACAATTACAAGAACAGTAACAATTACTCAACCAACAGCAATCTCAGGAACAACAGTAGTTACGAATATTGCATGTAACGGAGGTTCAACCGGAGCTATTAACTTAACTCCAACCGGAGGAACAGCACCTTATACTTTCAACTGGGGAGGAGGAATCACTACAGAAGATCGTACAGGTTTAGTAGCAGGAACTTACACAGTAACCATTACTGATGCAAACGGATGTACCAAAACAGTAAGTGCTACCATCACTCAGCCAACAGCAATGAGTGCAACAACTTCTCAAACAAACATTTCATGTAACGGAGGATCTAACGGAACAGCAAGTATTGTTGTAACGGGAGGAACAGCACCTTATACATACTCATGGTCTCCAACAGGAGGAACAGCAGCAACAGCTTCAGGATTAGCTGCAGGAAATTATACAGTAACTGTAACGGATGCAAATGCATGTACAATTACGAGAACGGTAACAATCACTCAGCCAACAGCAATGAGTGCTACAACTTCTCAAACGGATATTTCATGTAACGGAGGAACTAACGGAACAGCAAGTATTGTTGTAACGGGAGGAACCGCACCTTACACTTATTCATGGTCTCCAAGCGGTGGAACTGCAGCAACAGCTTCAGGATTATCAGCAGGAACTTATACAGTAACAGTAACGGATGCAAATGCATGTACAATTACGAGAACGGTAACAATCACTCAGCCAACAGCAATGAGTGCAACAACTTCTCAAACAAATATTTCATGTAACGGAGGAACTAACGGAACAGCAAGTATTGTTGTAACGGGAGGAACAGCACCTTATACTTATTCATGGTCACCGAGCGGTGGAACTGCAGCAACAGCAACAGGATTAGGTGTAGGAGCTTATACAGTGACAGTAACAGATGCAAATGCATGTACAATCACAAGAACAGTAACAATTACTCAGCCTACAGCAATCTCAGGAACAACAGTTGTTACAAACATTGCATGTAATGGAAGTTCTACAGGAGCTATTAATTTAACACCAACAGGAGGAGCAGCACCTTATACTTTCAACTGGGGAGGTGGAATCACTACAGAAGATCGTACAGGATTATCTGCAGGAACTTACACAGTAACCATTACTGATGCTAACGGATGTACAGGAACAGTAAGTGCTACTGTAACTCAGCCAACAGCAATGAGTGCAACGACTTCTCAAACGAATATTTCATGTAATGGAGGAACTAACGGAACAGCAAGCATTGTTGTAACGGGAGGAACAGCACCTTATACTTATTCATGGTCACCGAGCGGTGGAACTGCAGCAACAGCTTCAGGATTAACTGCCGGAGCTTATACAGTGACAGTAACAGATGCGAATCTATGTACAATTACGAGAACGGTAACAATCACTCAGCCAACAGCAATGAGTGCTACAACTTCTCAAACGAACATTTCATGTAACGGAGGATCTAACGGAACAGCAAGTATTGTTGTAACAGGAGGAACAGCACCTTACACTTATTCATGGTCACCGAGCGGTGGAACTGCAGCAACAGCTTCAGGATTATCTGCAGGAACTTATACAGTAACAGTAACGGATGCTAATGCATGTACAATTACGAGAACGGTAACAATCACTCAGCCAACAGCAATGAGTGCAACGACTTCTCAAACGAACATTTCATGTAACGGAGGATCTAACGGAACAACAAGTATTGTTGTAACAGGAGGAACAGCACCTTACACTTATTCATGGTCACCGAGCGGGGGAACTGCAGCAACAGCTTCAGGATTATCAGCAGGAACTTACACAGTAACTGTAACGGATGCTAATGCATGTACAATTACGAGAACGGTAACCATCACTCAGCCAACAGCAATGAGTGCTACAACTTCTCAAACAAACATTTCATGTAACGGAGGATCTAACGGAACAGCAAATATTGTTGTAACGGGAGGAACAGCACCTTACACTTACTCATGGTCACCGAGCGGTGGAACTGCGGCAACAGCAACAGGATTATCAGCAGGAACTTACACAGTAACTGTAACGGATGCAAATGCATGTACAATTACGAGAACGGTAACTATCACTCAGCCAACAGCAATGAGTGCAACAACTTCTCAAACAAACATTTCATGTAACGGAGGATCTAACGGAACAGCAAATATTGTTGTAACGGGAGGAACAGCACCTTACACTTACTCATGGTCACCGAGCGGTGGAACTGCAGCAACAGCTTCAGGATTAGCCGCAGGAACTTACACGGTAACAGTGACAGATGCTAATGCATGTACAATCACAAGAACAGTAACAATTACTCAACCTGCATCAGCGGTTTCAGGAACAACAGTAGTTACGAATATTGCATGTAACGGAGGTTCAACCGGAGCTATTAACTTAACTCCAACCGGAGGAACAGCACCTTATACTTTCAACTGGGGAGGAGGAATCACTACAGAAGATCGTACAGGTTTAGCTGCAGGAACTTACACAGTAACCATTACTGATGCAAACGGATGTACAGGAACAGTAAGTGCGACAGTAACTCAATCAAGTGCAGTAGCAGCTCCTACTGGAGCGGCAGTACAAAGCTTTAATTTAGGAAATACTTTAAGTGCTTTAGTAGTTACCGGGCAGAATATCAAGTGGTATGCTTCTGCTACGGATGCGGCAAACCATACGGGAAGTTTACCAATCACCACAGTGATTGTAAATAACACAACGTATTATGCAACTCAAACAGTGGGAGTTTGTGAGTCTACAGCTTCATTGGCTGTTCTTGCTTACAATGCGAGTTTAAGTGTAGGTAACGCTATAAAACCAAACTCAGATATGCAAATTTATCCTAATCCGGTAATAGATATCCTTAACATAAGTGGAGAGGAGAAAATTATAAAATTAGCGATTTATGCAGCTGACGGTAGAAAAGTTACCGAGAAAACATTATCTAAAAATGAAAGAAGCATTAATGTTCATTCATTAGTTCAAGGAGTTTACTTGATTCAGGTATTCACTAAAGATGATGTTAAAACATTTAAGTTTATAAAAAGATAAAATATTTAGGTATTAATCAAAATCATAACTTAATGATCAGCCAGTAGCAATTTATTGCTGCTGGCTTTTTTATTGCCTAAAAGATGAAAAAAAATTATAATAATTCTTCCAAAACTATTTTCTAAAAAGTGTTTTTTTTAAACATGAAAATCATTTGAATGCCCTCTAAAATGTTGTCGATTAATCACAAAAAAAACATTACCATCTTTTGATAGTAATGTTTGATTTCGGCTAATTAAAGAATGGTTATTTAGACGATTTATCTTTTACGGTTGCCTTTATTTTTCCGCTGTTATTGATGATTTTAATTTTAAATAAATTCTGTTGAGACGAATTGTTTACGATGTATAACTCATTTGTAAAATTGATTTTTGTTACTACAGAATCGTTTTTCGGAAGTACTTTTGTCTGATTTTTATCGGTAATATATTTCAAATCTTCTGTTTTCGAAGTGTTATATAAAACCACGTTTAAATTTTCTTTTGATGAATTTTTAATCTGAAGTTGCTTCTGTGAAGGGATTGTCCATTGATTTCTGTAAAGGTGTCTTCCTCTGGAAATTTGAAAAGATGAAAGAATTAGAATTAAAGCAAAAGCTACAGTAAGCGAATAAATCGTTGTTTTTTTCATTGTTTTAAAAATATTTATATTTTAATAATTCAAATAATGATGAATTATTGACAAATATATAATTTATTGTCTAAATGAAAAATGATTTTTGTAAATTTAATCAAGACTTGTAGAATTAAAAGTCCTGCGTTTTTATAATTTAGGTCTGATATTTGTAAGTCTATACGAGACTCTGATGAACCATTATATTTATGAAAAACCTAACTTTGAAAAAATCAATATTTTACACTTTATTTTTTGCATTATGTCTTACTTCCTGTAAAAAAGAAGAAGCTGTAGACCAAAATCAGCAACAGACCTCTAGCTCAGAAGAAATTGCAAAAAATACCGCTAATCCTGATTCTATCAAAACAAAACCGGTAGAAGAATCTGCGCCGCCAATGATGCAGGAGAACGGATTTTACAATGCTTTTGCAATCCCAAAAGATAAAAAACTGAGAGATTCTCTGTATGCGATTTTCAGTAAAAAATATACAGAAAGAGAACGATATGCAATTTTAGCATTAAACAGATTAGATTCCAAAAGCAAATGGAATTCTGATACATTGGTGGTTCCTGCAAAAATAGACACCACTTTAATGGCATATTCACCTTTCCCAATGCAGCTTGATGTGTTGAGTGATGTGAAAAAGTTTGTCATATTTTCATATCCTATTCAGGCTTACGGAGTATATTCAAACGGAGCTTTGGTAAAATGGGGACCAACAAGTATGGGAAAAAAAGCAGCTCAGACCGACAGAGGTTTGATGTTTGCGAATTGGAAAAAGAAACTCGCAATTTCCACGGTAAAAAGCGAATGGAAACTTCCTTATAATTTTAATATTCACAATACCCACGGAATAGGATGGCATCAGTATGACCTTCCAGGTTATCCTGCGTCTCACTCTTGTTTGCGATTGTTGATGAAAGATGCGATTTGGTTATACAATTATGCAGATACATGGATTTTAAATCCGGGTGGGGCAACCACAAAAGCGAAAGGTACACCAGTAATGGTTTTCGGAGATTACGGATGGGGAAAAAGAAAACCATGGAGAAATCTTCTGAATGATCCCAATGCCAACAATATTTCAGTTGAAGAGATGACGAAACTGATTCAGCCCAATGTTGAAAAAATGGTTTTCGAGCAGACCAATCGTGAGAAAATATCAGATTCTATAAAAGCAGCAAAAGCTTCACAAGCAGCTCTTCAGGAAACTGAAACTTCAGAAAACTAAACTATTTTTTCGAATTTTAAAGTAGATTCCTCCGCAAATTTGCGGAGTTTTTTCATTTCCTCCTTAGCTTTTATTTGTCCGAATCTTGCTGCTGTGTAGGTGATAGCAATGAAAATGAGCATTAAAAATGAAGCGTGTAAAGCCCACGGATATTCGTGGCTGTTGATTTGATTTTCTACATAATACATGGTGAAAAAAGTCATCCACGAAATGGTAAACAAGAAATAGAGAAACATAAAAAATGTCCACACTGCAGAACTTGGTCCGAAAACTCCTCTTATAACCGTAATTTCTTCATCAAGTTCGGTTCTGAGTGCTAAACAAGGTTTCCAGTAATTATCGTCTTTGGTTAAAACAGAAATTGTTGCAACTTCAGTGTTTACATTACCTGTAAATTCGTCTTTATGCTCAACTAAATATTTTTTCAGATTTTCGGCATACGTTTCTTTGCTGAGATGCGTATACATTTTAAATCTCGGGCGGGTTCTTATTTTATCTAAAGTGGTTTCTTTTGTTTCCATATTATTCTTGATAGGGAATGGGATCTTCTAAGTTAAACGAAAATTTCAACTCTTGACCCTTTCTGTTTACAGTCATATTGATTGTCTTTCCTTCTTCAGATTTCATCATTTCCATGATTTTGTTTAGCGTCATCTCTGAAGTTTTCTTTCCGTTGATGGTGATTAAAGTATCATCTTTTTTCAGCCCTGCTTTATATGCCGGAGAATCTTTTCGTACACCAGCAAGCGAAAAGATGGGTTTTAAAACAAATTTGTATTGTAAATTACTGTTAAAAGCTTGAATTTCTCCTGTTGTTGATTTTTCATTTTGAGTTTTAACCGTTAAATAGTCTTTTTCCCATTGAAGACCATCTTGCTTAAAATCGAGCCCGCTCATATTAAAATGAAAGGGATCATCATAATTTTTATTTTTTCTAAGATATAGTTTTCCGTTCGGATAATCAAAAGCGACAGTAAATCGACGCATAATTTCTCCTCCAACAGAGCCTTTTCTTTCTTGTACTAAATTAAGATGCTGAATAGAAAATTCATCCGGCATTGCGGTTAAAGGTTTTTCAAATTTAAAATCTCCTAAAAAGAACCCATGTATTCTACTTCTTTTGCCATAAATATCACCATTAAAACCTCTGCCTAAAAAATCATCAATATTGGGTCTGTTGTAGACAAAATCTTTTATCAGAGTAGGGAATAACCAGATTGCATCGCTATTGCCAATGTCGATAAGCAATTTTGAAGCTTTTTTATTGTTAATCATTTCTACATCAGCAGAAATGTAAGGCTTGCTTTTCTCAATAGAAATTGTGAAATCATCAAATTTTTTAATCTTCTTTTCAAAAAGAGCACGGTCTTTATAAACAGTAATTTTTTTTGATATATAATCTATAATAATAGGATGATCTTTAAAGAAATGATACCCAATAAATCCATTCACGGGAATTCCGATGTGTGAAGAAATATTGAATTCTTCATCCTGAATAATGTAAACCATCAGAGAATCGTTGACAAAGTTTTTTCCGATTTTTCCGGTATTAAGGTCAGATTTAAATCCTTCAATACTTCTGTTGCCACCAAGCCCGGAAAATTTCATTTTTTCCATCGAGCTTAGCTTTATTTCTTTGTCTTCAAGACTGAAAATAGTATTTTCTGTTACTCCGGTATCAAGTAAAAAAGTGAGTTCTGCACCATTGACGTTAATAGGAATGAAGATTAAATTATTAATCAGCTTAAACGGAATCACTACTTTATTTCCGTGTTTAATTTCAAAGTTATTTTGGGCATTCATAAAAATGCTTAAAAATAGAATTGATATTAAAATCCGATATTTCATTTACTGAAATTACTGAATTATATCATACGTTGCAAAAAAAACATTCATGAGTATGAATGTTTAGTATTTTATAAATCGACAGTGATTTTTTAATATATTATTTTGAGAAAAATTCCATCAGATCAATATAATTTTTTTGGTTGACACCATGACCGCTCATATATTCTCTGAATGTGAAATAACAACTCAAATCATACAGAAGATCTGCGGCTTTTCTTCCCCAATCCATAGGAATAATGGCGTCGTCTGTACCATGAGAAACAAAGAAACGTAGATTTTCTAATTTCTTTTTATCTTTTACAATATCAGTAAGCAGTTTTTCTTCAGGATAACTACTTAAGCAAGCAACATAATTAAAAAGCTCAGGGTATTTTAAAGCTAAACTGTAACACAAAATTCCACCTTGGCTGAATCCGCAAAGATGTGTTTTATTTCTAGTGAGACCATATTTGTTGGTAATTGCCATGATATTTTGCAGAACACTTTCAAGAACTTCTTTTGCCTGATCGATATCTATAAATTGTTCAGGATTGTTGAAGTCGATATCAAACCAAGAATATCCTTCAAACTGAGTAGGTTTTGGAGCTCTGAAACTCACAATAATCCAGTCTGCCGGAAGGCTTTCTCTAAAACTGAAAAGATCTTGCTCATTGCTACCATAACCGTGAAGCATGAAAAGAATGGGGGTAATCGAACTAATATTTTCGGGTTCTCTTACGATATAATCTAAATTCATTTAGCAAAGATAATAATATTGAGATTTCTATTTAATAATTTTAAGACGAAATGCTTTGGTCAATAATAAAATATCAAAAGAATTTATATCATAGAAAGCATATTGAGTCTTTTATTGATTTGATATTATTTGGAAATCTTTGTTGGAAAATTTTCATAAAAGTTATTTTTATATTGATAAAAATCCTATATTTGAAACATTAAAAAATCTATTTGGAGAAATGAAGCAATTTTACAAATCAAAAAATTTACTTAGACTTTCATTTTTAGCAGTGATATTATTTTCAGCAGCTTCTGTTTTTAATTCTTGTAAAGATGATGACGAAGACGAATTTCAGGATCACTTGGTACAGTTTGAAGCAAAAATAGTTAATGGCGGTACAGCTCCTACTCCTCCTGTAAGTACATTCAAAACGATTATTACTCAGGTAGGAACAAAGCAGGAAACATTGTTTGATTCTCCTGGTTTACTTTGGACGAGCGGTGAGTTTTTTGTAAATTCTAGCCAGTCTCAATTAAATTTTGCAGCAAATGCTAATCTTTTGAATGCTGATTCTAAACTTATTGTATCAATTTATATTGATGGTGAA
Coding sequences within it:
- a CDS encoding PDZ domain-containing protein translates to MNAQNNFEIKHGNKVVIPFKLINNLIFIPINVNGAELTFLLDTGVTENTIFSLEDKEIKLSSMEKMKFSGLGGNRSIEGFKSDLNTGKIGKNFVNDSLMVYIIQDEEFNISSHIGIPVNGFIGYHFFKDHPIIIDYISKKITVYKDRALFEKKIKKFDDFTISIEKSKPYISADVEMINNKKASKLLIDIGNSDAIWLFPTLIKDFVYNRPNIDDFLGRGFNGDIYGKRSRIHGFFLGDFKFEKPLTAMPDEFSIQHLNLVQERKGSVGGEIMRRFTVAFDYPNGKLYLRKNKNYDDPFHFNMSGLDFKQDGLQWEKDYLTVKTQNEKSTTGEIQAFNSNLQYKFVLKPIFSLAGVRKDSPAYKAGLKKDDTLITINGKKTSEMTLNKIMEMMKSEEGKTINMTVNRKGQELKFSFNLEDPIPYQE
- a CDS encoding alpha/beta hydrolase gives rise to the protein MNLDYIVREPENISSITPILFMLHGYGSNEQDLFSFRESLPADWIIVSFRAPKPTQFEGYSWFDIDFNNPEQFIDIDQAKEVLESVLQNIMAITNKYGLTRNKTHLCGFSQGGILCYSLALKYPELFNYVACLSSYPEEKLLTDIVKDKKKLENLRFFVSHGTDDAIIPMDWGRKAADLLYDLSCYFTFREYMSGHGVNQKNYIDLMEFFSK